One window from the genome of Fulvivirga lutea encodes:
- a CDS encoding CRTAC1 family protein yields the protein MKYLLAILLITFCSQTFAQQFTLIEKGEIATDTTNTNGASFVDYDNDGDLDIFLSNANTPFGFNTLYKNQGNDVFEKVNAGEVTNMQTVSFGHTWGDYDNDGLLDLFVVNAFTNIGSLLYKNLGNDKFQRNENYNSGKSNVMGFAASWRDFDNDGYLDLTVIHPAGGFVGLPTTGNFLFKNNGDQFGSFTEELTTPVTRRTAPFTNANWVDYDMDGDSDLFIGSGPANGTLAPDFHYKNMLNETGALSFQQIRNTTFANDSLDGQTWNWIDIDNDGDLDAYMTNWGGVQGGFKNNLYLNKGDTIVRVNEGAIVNDIGISLANVWADFDNDGDLDVYVGNGGNQPNRYYENDGKGNFTSIEKGHFVETAKNTWGVSAGDYNNDGRVDLFVSNKTGYIRGGDVNFLYRNDTNNNNNWIIIKCVGEKSNKTGIGTKIKLTSKIDGKAVTQYREIGSNATFLGINDLRAHFGLNKSKTIDKVELIWPSGQVDRYENVNSNQILVATEGKSLK from the coding sequence ATGAAATACCTTCTTGCAATTTTACTTATCACCTTTTGCTCACAAACATTCGCGCAACAATTTACGCTTATTGAAAAAGGCGAAATAGCCACTGATACCACCAATACCAACGGTGCCAGCTTTGTCGATTATGACAATGATGGCGACCTGGATATTTTTCTTTCCAATGCCAATACACCGTTTGGTTTCAATACGCTGTATAAGAATCAAGGGAATGACGTGTTTGAAAAAGTAAATGCCGGAGAGGTTACTAACATGCAGACAGTCTCTTTTGGCCATACCTGGGGTGATTACGATAATGATGGGTTGCTGGATCTTTTTGTGGTAAACGCCTTTACAAATATTGGCTCGCTTCTTTATAAAAATCTGGGTAACGACAAGTTTCAGCGAAATGAGAATTACAATTCAGGGAAGAGTAATGTAATGGGTTTTGCCGCCAGCTGGCGGGATTTTGATAATGATGGGTATTTGGATCTGACTGTGATTCACCCGGCCGGAGGGTTTGTAGGCTTGCCAACAACAGGAAATTTCCTGTTTAAGAATAATGGAGATCAGTTTGGGAGTTTTACAGAGGAATTAACTACACCTGTTACTAGACGAACAGCACCTTTTACCAATGCCAATTGGGTAGATTATGATATGGATGGCGACTCAGACTTGTTCATAGGCAGCGGTCCGGCTAACGGAACGTTGGCCCCAGATTTTCATTACAAAAATATGCTGAATGAGACAGGTGCGTTATCATTTCAGCAAATACGAAACACAACTTTTGCTAATGATTCTTTGGACGGACAAACATGGAATTGGATAGACATTGACAATGATGGTGATTTAGATGCCTACATGACCAACTGGGGCGGTGTACAAGGTGGATTTAAGAATAATTTGTATCTGAATAAAGGCGATACTATTGTGCGAGTGAATGAAGGAGCAATAGTAAATGACATTGGTATTTCATTAGCCAATGTGTGGGCAGATTTTGATAATGATGGTGACCTTGATGTGTATGTTGGAAATGGCGGTAATCAGCCAAATAGATATTATGAAAATGATGGAAAAGGAAATTTCACGAGTATTGAAAAAGGACACTTTGTAGAAACTGCTAAAAACACGTGGGGTGTAAGTGCCGGAGATTATAATAATGATGGCCGAGTAGATTTATTTGTGTCCAACAAGACTGGCTACATACGAGGGGGCGATGTAAATTTTCTTTACAGGAATGATACCAATAACAATAACAACTGGATTATTATTAAGTGTGTGGGCGAAAAATCAAATAAAACAGGAATAGGAACCAAAATAAAACTCACTTCTAAAATTGATGGTAAAGCCGTTACCCAGTATCGTGAAATTGGCTCTAACGCTACCTTTTTGGGTATCAACGACTTACGAGCTCATTTCGGATTGAATAAGTCTAAAACTATTGATAAAGTAGAACTGATTTGGCCTTCCGGTCAGGTGGATAGGTATGAAAATGTTAATTCTAATCAAATTCTGGTAGCTACGGAGGGCAAATCGTTGAAATAA
- a CDS encoding LytR/AlgR family response regulator transcription factor: MFRNGYLFGSRILTHTLFWAAYYILFSLIWAKGSYYESFGLEFILLPIRITASYISMYFLIPNFLLKKKEVKFGMYYLLVIIIGGILQRLFTYFYYELLILETTHGLLSIGGIIQSVVLINTTVLLLSALKIFQYWKIEHEKKEDALEELIEIRAEKRNYRVNPKDIRYIEGLGNYVIFYLKDDKKLISYISLKEAEELLPDSFMRSHKSFVINKDHVQSYTNDSVEISGRILPVGKSVQIEF; this comes from the coding sequence ATGTTTAGAAACGGCTATTTATTTGGTTCAAGAATATTAACCCATACATTATTTTGGGCTGCTTATTATATTCTGTTTAGTCTGATATGGGCCAAGGGTAGCTATTATGAAAGCTTTGGGCTGGAGTTTATTTTGCTGCCCATTAGAATTACGGCTTCATACATTTCAATGTATTTCTTGATACCGAACTTCTTGTTGAAAAAAAAGGAAGTTAAGTTCGGAATGTACTATTTGTTGGTGATCATTATCGGTGGCATCCTTCAGCGGCTGTTCACTTATTTCTATTATGAGTTATTGATACTGGAAACTACACATGGTTTGTTATCAATCGGTGGAATTATACAGTCAGTTGTATTGATCAATACCACAGTTCTTTTACTATCAGCATTGAAAATATTTCAATATTGGAAAATAGAGCATGAGAAAAAGGAAGATGCTCTGGAAGAGTTAATAGAAATACGTGCAGAGAAAAGAAACTATCGGGTTAACCCAAAGGACATCCGATACATTGAGGGATTGGGTAATTATGTGATCTTTTATTTGAAGGATGATAAAAAACTGATCAGTTATATTTCATTAAAAGAAGCAGAAGAATTATTGCCGGATTCCTTCATGCGGTCGCATAAGTCGTTTGTAATTAATAAAGACCATGTGCAGTCGTATACCAACGATAGTGTAGAGATATCGGGCAGGATACTACCGGTGGGGAAGTCGGTTCAAATAGAATTCTAA
- a CDS encoding VOC family protein, protein MKNIIITIVLLFGITLSIRAQEVNKYFVLHYTIGEKWDVNKPYAEQPYFSEHSQFLKDLRSRGIIKLGARYSDIGQIIFTAKDQSAADSLISLDASVKNGIFKADIYPFNVFYYGEINQLNKQNEKMMKSAIQNFQIPVTDFERAYLFYTKILNTDLQKLEYEGSQLAIFPFNPDSGVGGTLIKSEGLIPSKEGTMVYLHAGEDLSPHLERINKNGGEVINEKTSLGPGNGYFAIFDDTEGNRVGLYSTH, encoded by the coding sequence ATGAAAAATATAATAATCACAATTGTTTTACTATTTGGAATTACCTTGAGTATACGAGCTCAAGAAGTGAATAAGTATTTTGTTTTACATTATACGATAGGCGAAAAATGGGACGTCAATAAACCATACGCTGAACAACCATACTTTTCTGAACACTCACAATTTTTAAAAGACCTGCGAAGCAGAGGTATTATCAAATTAGGAGCTAGATATTCAGATATTGGTCAAATCATATTCACTGCTAAAGATCAATCAGCGGCAGACAGTCTAATTTCATTAGATGCATCCGTTAAAAACGGCATTTTTAAAGCTGACATTTACCCTTTCAATGTATTTTATTATGGAGAGATTAATCAATTAAATAAACAAAATGAAAAGATGATGAAAAGTGCAATTCAAAATTTTCAAATTCCTGTAACAGACTTTGAACGCGCCTATCTGTTCTATACAAAAATTTTAAATACTGATCTACAAAAATTAGAATATGAAGGATCACAATTAGCAATATTCCCATTTAATCCTGATTCAGGTGTTGGAGGGACATTAATTAAAAGTGAGGGGTTAATACCTTCTAAAGAAGGCACAATGGTATACTTACATGCAGGAGAAGATTTATCTCCTCATTTAGAAAGAATTAATAAAAATGGTGGTGAAGTAATCAATGAAAAAACATCACTGGGTCCTGGAAATGGCTATTTTGCAATTTTTGATGATACTGAGGGCAATAGAGTGGGTTTGTATTCTACACATTAA
- a CDS encoding alpha/beta fold hydrolase, whose translation MRSITLLFLIITVATSAQKLTRRAQWQASLNKVDGAPGAILKSIEKDSPLDKSGLMIGDILLSVDGRLITIPEDITSVTYAIRANTPTELLVRRGADVFNKSVTLNALPLEEHEGLQTNYTEIISDYGLSHRAIITKPENSQGKLPAIFFVQGLSCSTLETYTDRSHNWARMIRTVVEQSGMVVMRVDKPGVGDSEGDCASGDFEMDLAGYKAGIRKLKSLDYVDTTKIILYGSSMGSAQAPMLANEFNLAGVISDGTFFKTWFEHMLEIERRLQEMQGVDESTIIKKMNEGYIPLYYNMLILKKSYGEIIDEYPALAEYNYHSPNHMYGRPMEYYHQLQDYDLAGEWERLKAPVRILRGTNDWIMSDFDNDMIIEVLEKAGHKDHELVRYKDLDHWNTIHESPDNSFFGKPGTWDPKMAELVVNWAREMAGMKPIKLK comes from the coding sequence ATGCGGTCAATTACATTACTATTTTTAATTATCACAGTTGCTACTTCAGCACAGAAACTAACGCGAAGAGCGCAATGGCAAGCATCATTAAACAAAGTGGATGGAGCACCCGGTGCCATTCTAAAATCCATTGAAAAAGATAGCCCACTCGATAAGTCGGGCTTAATGATAGGTGATATTTTACTTAGTGTTGATGGAAGGTTAATCACAATACCTGAGGATATTACTTCCGTTACCTATGCCATAAGAGCCAACACCCCTACTGAACTGCTCGTGCGAAGAGGTGCCGATGTTTTTAATAAATCAGTAACTCTTAATGCCCTGCCACTCGAAGAGCATGAAGGTTTGCAAACTAATTATACTGAAATAATTAGTGACTATGGGTTGAGCCATCGGGCGATTATCACCAAACCGGAAAATAGCCAAGGTAAACTACCAGCTATATTTTTCGTGCAAGGTTTGAGTTGCAGCACATTAGAAACCTACACCGACCGAAGCCATAATTGGGCACGAATGATACGCACTGTTGTTGAGCAATCCGGAATGGTTGTAATGCGGGTAGACAAACCGGGCGTTGGTGACAGTGAGGGTGATTGTGCCTCGGGAGATTTTGAAATGGATCTGGCCGGCTACAAAGCGGGCATTAGAAAGCTGAAATCATTGGATTATGTAGATACCACCAAAATTATACTTTATGGTTCAAGTATGGGCAGCGCCCAAGCACCTATGCTGGCCAATGAGTTTAACCTTGCAGGAGTAATTTCAGATGGTACTTTCTTTAAAACCTGGTTTGAGCATATGCTGGAAATCGAACGAAGGCTTCAGGAAATGCAAGGGGTTGACGAGAGCACCATCATTAAGAAAATGAATGAAGGGTACATTCCGCTTTATTACAACATGCTAATTCTAAAAAAGAGCTATGGCGAAATTATTGATGAATATCCTGCTTTAGCCGAATACAATTACCACTCACCCAATCACATGTATGGCAGACCCATGGAATATTACCATCAATTGCAGGATTATGATTTAGCCGGAGAATGGGAGCGGCTAAAAGCACCTGTAAGGATATTAAGAGGCACCAATGATTGGATAATGTCAGATTTCGACAATGATATGATCATAGAAGTTTTGGAAAAAGCAGGCCATAAAGATCACGAATTGGTAAGGTATAAGGATTTGGATCATTGGAATACTATCCATGAGTCGCCAGATAATTCATTTTTTGGAAAGCCGGGTACATGGGATCCAAAAATGGCCGAATTGGTAGTTAATTGGGCCAGGGAAATGGCTGGAATGAAACCCATTAAGCTCAAATAA
- a CDS encoding hydrogen peroxide-inducible genes activator translates to MTLQQLNYALQLQKYGNFGEAAHHLKISQPALSLQISKLEKEMGLLIFDRSRSPVVPTVEGRAFLDKASGVVHQADDLKEFALNTSDSLSGTLKIGIIPTLAPFLVPLFAYSFQEKYPGISLDINEVITEKTVVGVRDGQLDAGILSTPINASGVESFPLFYEKFFLYSSPKVPKRQRTLSTIDYRKLWLLDEGNCFRDQVNDFCNVSKIRENKDFIYRSNSIDALIRIVDSKGGMTILPELTTLILNEEQEENISEINTGKTKAREVGLIKRPRTNKENMISVLMDHIVASIPKNMLNSKKLEVVDPNIHMV, encoded by the coding sequence ATGACACTACAGCAATTAAACTATGCCTTACAGTTACAGAAATATGGCAATTTTGGAGAGGCCGCCCATCATTTAAAAATTAGTCAGCCAGCACTGAGTTTACAAATAAGCAAGCTGGAGAAAGAAATGGGGCTACTCATTTTTGATCGATCGCGGAGCCCGGTAGTGCCTACAGTTGAAGGCCGCGCATTTTTAGATAAAGCAAGTGGAGTGGTGCATCAGGCAGATGACTTAAAGGAGTTTGCGTTGAATACATCAGATTCATTATCAGGCACTTTAAAAATTGGAATTATTCCTACACTGGCTCCTTTTCTGGTGCCGCTATTTGCCTATTCTTTTCAGGAAAAGTATCCGGGTATTTCACTAGACATTAATGAAGTGATTACCGAAAAAACGGTAGTGGGCGTGAGAGATGGCCAGCTGGATGCGGGTATTTTATCTACACCCATCAATGCCTCAGGTGTGGAGTCATTTCCGTTGTTTTACGAGAAATTTTTTTTGTATTCCTCTCCAAAGGTTCCTAAACGGCAACGGACATTATCTACTATCGATTACCGTAAACTATGGCTTTTAGATGAGGGTAACTGCTTTAGAGATCAGGTGAATGATTTTTGTAATGTTTCTAAAATCAGGGAAAATAAAGATTTTATTTATAGAAGTAACTCCATTGATGCACTCATCAGAATTGTGGATAGTAAAGGCGGAATGACTATTTTGCCAGAGCTAACTACATTAATTCTTAACGAAGAACAAGAGGAAAATATTAGCGAAATAAATACAGGAAAAACGAAAGCAAGAGAAGTAGGTTTGATCAAACGCCCCAGAACAAATAAGGAAAATATGATTAGTGTTTTAATGGATCACATCGTTGCCAGCATTCCAAAAAATATGTTGAATTCTAAAAAGCTAGAGGTAGTGGACCCAAATATTCACATGGTGTAA
- a CDS encoding MFS transporter: MQAKLPIIVLAQFYCTSLWFATNAVIGGLVEDFYLETTDVSYLTSAVQFGFISGTLLFAILNLADRFSPSKLFFWCAVSGSLINLALTVHSNTLVSLLIIRFCVGVLLAGIYPVGMKIAADYYQKGLGTALGYLVGALVLGTALPHLIKFFSGSLDWQVVIYCTSALAFLGGLSILLFVPDGPYRKPGLQVKLSAFFDVFKNKELKSAAFGYFGHMWELYTFWAFVPLMLAAVSEYSNYEVNISGWSFLIIAIGGIGCVIGGYLSVSGGVKQIAFISLSISGMCCLLSPIAFSYLPTELFLTFLLIWGFTVIPDSPLFSTLVATHAEAQTKGTALTIVNCIGFSLTIISIQLTQYLLDIFATPLVFLVLVIGPLFGLMSLKKVRI; this comes from the coding sequence ATGCAAGCAAAGCTACCCATCATTGTTCTTGCTCAATTCTATTGCACCTCATTGTGGTTTGCTACCAATGCCGTAATAGGCGGACTGGTAGAAGACTTTTATTTAGAAACTACGGATGTTAGCTATTTAACTTCTGCAGTTCAGTTCGGGTTTATTTCAGGAACGCTTCTCTTTGCTATTCTTAATTTGGCCGATCGATTTTCACCATCAAAATTATTTTTCTGGTGTGCCGTATCCGGATCATTGATCAATTTAGCATTAACAGTACACTCCAACACACTAGTATCACTTCTTATCATTCGATTTTGTGTAGGTGTGCTGTTAGCAGGTATCTATCCGGTTGGAATGAAAATAGCGGCAGACTACTATCAAAAAGGCCTTGGAACTGCTTTGGGGTATTTGGTAGGTGCTTTAGTTTTAGGTACAGCACTGCCTCACCTCATTAAGTTCTTCTCAGGAAGTTTAGACTGGCAAGTAGTAATCTATTGCACTTCAGCCCTCGCCTTTCTTGGTGGACTTAGCATTCTGCTTTTTGTACCTGATGGTCCATATCGTAAACCCGGTTTGCAAGTTAAATTATCTGCCTTCTTTGACGTTTTTAAAAATAAAGAACTCAAGTCAGCAGCCTTCGGCTATTTCGGACATATGTGGGAGCTGTATACCTTTTGGGCATTTGTACCTTTGATGCTTGCAGCCGTTTCAGAATACAGTAATTATGAAGTGAACATTTCAGGCTGGTCCTTTTTGATTATTGCCATAGGCGGAATTGGTTGCGTAATTGGTGGCTATCTATCCGTTTCTGGAGGTGTTAAACAAATCGCTTTTATTTCGCTATCAATATCTGGTATGTGTTGCCTGCTGTCACCCATCGCATTTAGTTATTTACCTACCGAACTATTTTTAACTTTCCTGCTCATCTGGGGTTTTACTGTAATTCCTGATTCACCGCTCTTTTCTACATTGGTAGCCACTCACGCAGAGGCTCAAACGAAAGGTACTGCACTTACTATCGTAAATTGCATCGGCTTTTCCTTAACCATCATCAGTATACAACTCACACAATACTTGCTTGACATTTTTGCAACACCACTGGTATTTTTAGTCCTTGTTATTGGGCCACTTTTCGGTTTGATGAGCCTGAAAAAAGTGCGTATTTAG
- a CDS encoding ankyrin repeat domain-containing protein, with product MTITEALRNKDLVALKNIITNNPQVVNHPDGRGFTPLILATYFDDVDAAKILLESGANINAQDASGNTALMGVCFKGSEKIVNLLLDHGADTSLKNHQGDTALAFAEKYDQPAIAKLLKERVNS from the coding sequence ATGACCATTACAGAAGCACTGAGAAATAAAGACCTGGTTGCACTTAAAAATATTATTACCAACAATCCACAAGTCGTTAACCATCCGGATGGACGCGGTTTCACCCCATTAATTCTCGCTACTTACTTTGACGATGTTGATGCTGCCAAAATACTGCTTGAATCCGGAGCCAATATTAATGCCCAGGATGCGAGTGGCAATACAGCATTAATGGGTGTTTGCTTTAAAGGGTCAGAAAAAATTGTTAATTTACTATTGGATCATGGAGCCGATACCTCATTAAAAAATCATCAGGGGGACACAGCACTTGCATTTGCAGAAAAATATGATCAACCAGCAATTGCAAAATTGCTTAAAGAAAGAGTGAATAGTTAA
- a CDS encoding tetratricopeptide repeat-containing sensor histidine kinase, protein MAIIIAIFCFFSNSLVAQKYNVSDSLIEILDRNTEVGESKLDILHDISYQVPQPNKKAKYADLLIEEAVKQKNYRYHYLGYISKGFAQKLLGNHTSSLEAYLNAVKIANQKSDSISLGDAYTNIASLYTAQEDYGKAIEYYKLVEAIYRNKVDPSRIAVLFVNYGYAAYKAEQFELALEVLNKASAIKNGISNRVKSYAKSNLALVLAKTNQIAAATSQLNEAVVIMENNQDYYAISDCLVEIGGVYIDNGQIELGIKNLEEGYNIAREHGLKQQIQNASKHLSEAYKIKGYIEKAFEYQSKYYAYRDSLMSAEKIRELGDLRTEFEVGQKQAEVDLLTAEKKTQKILLYASTGGAILLLALVGLIYKNNRDKTRINAILEDQKAQLEELNKTKDKFFSIISHDLRGPVHAFTGISRLIKYSAEDNDKEGLVEIAEHVEKTSKDLSGMLDGMLEWAMQQQGRMDYKPQQVSLKSIFEGINTLFINSAKAKNIQLQLDVDSDAQVWVDKNSTQTIFRNLVNNAIKFTPEGGSVTASVSQLENSAEIKITDTGIGIPKEKLSQLFNQVGSKSSYGTDGEKGLGLGLQLVYEFVKMNQGTIEVESDEGKGTTFLVNLPLYSDELASV, encoded by the coding sequence ATGGCGATAATAATCGCCATTTTTTGTTTCTTTTCGAATTCATTAGTTGCTCAGAAATACAATGTCTCTGATAGTCTCATTGAGATATTAGACAGGAATACAGAAGTTGGGGAATCAAAGCTTGATATTTTACATGATATAAGTTATCAAGTACCCCAACCAAATAAAAAGGCCAAGTATGCTGATTTACTAATTGAGGAAGCTGTTAAACAGAAAAACTATAGATATCATTATCTAGGGTATATCAGTAAAGGGTTTGCCCAAAAATTATTAGGCAATCATACTTCTTCATTAGAGGCCTATCTTAATGCAGTAAAAATTGCTAATCAAAAATCAGATTCAATTAGCCTTGGTGATGCATATACAAATATTGCTTCATTATATACAGCGCAAGAAGACTATGGTAAAGCAATTGAATATTATAAATTGGTTGAGGCCATCTATAGGAACAAAGTTGATCCTTCAAGAATTGCAGTTTTATTTGTTAATTATGGATATGCAGCCTATAAAGCAGAACAATTTGAACTAGCTCTTGAAGTTTTAAATAAAGCAAGTGCCATTAAAAACGGAATAAGTAATAGAGTTAAATCTTATGCAAAAAGTAATCTAGCTCTTGTACTTGCCAAAACAAATCAAATAGCAGCAGCCACTTCTCAACTAAATGAGGCCGTAGTAATAATGGAAAATAATCAAGATTACTACGCTATTTCAGATTGTTTAGTAGAGATTGGTGGGGTATATATCGATAATGGTCAAATAGAATTGGGAATTAAAAATCTTGAGGAGGGTTATAATATTGCACGGGAACACGGACTTAAGCAACAAATTCAGAATGCATCAAAGCACTTATCAGAAGCTTATAAAATAAAAGGCTACATTGAAAAGGCCTTTGAATATCAATCTAAATATTATGCATATCGTGATAGCTTGATGAGTGCAGAAAAAATTCGTGAACTAGGTGATTTAAGAACTGAATTTGAAGTTGGGCAGAAGCAGGCAGAAGTAGACTTGCTAACGGCAGAAAAGAAGACTCAAAAAATATTACTCTATGCAAGTACTGGAGGAGCAATCTTACTACTTGCTCTTGTTGGCTTGATTTACAAAAATAACCGAGACAAAACCAGGATTAATGCCATTCTTGAAGATCAAAAGGCTCAGCTAGAAGAACTGAATAAGACTAAAGACAAGTTTTTCTCCATTATCTCACATGACTTGCGCGGGCCGGTGCATGCATTTACAGGCATAAGCAGGCTCATAAAATACTCCGCAGAAGATAATGATAAAGAGGGGTTAGTAGAAATAGCAGAGCATGTCGAAAAAACGTCTAAAGATCTTTCCGGAATGTTAGATGGCATGCTAGAATGGGCCATGCAGCAGCAGGGTAGAATGGATTACAAACCTCAACAGGTTTCTTTGAAATCAATATTTGAAGGTATTAATACATTGTTTATTAATAGTGCGAAAGCCAAGAATATCCAATTGCAATTAGATGTTGATTCTGATGCTCAGGTATGGGTGGATAAAAACTCTACGCAGACCATTTTTAGAAACCTAGTAAATAATGCGATCAAGTTCACTCCTGAAGGAGGAAGTGTTACAGCATCTGTTTCGCAACTAGAGAACAGTGCTGAGATAAAAATTACGGATACGGGTATAGGCATCCCCAAAGAAAAATTATCACAATTGTTCAACCAGGTGGGTAGTAAGTCATCTTATGGCACAGATGGGGAAAAGGGCCTAGGTCTTGGTTTGCAGCTCGTTTATGAGTTCGTAAAAATGAACCAAGGTACTATTGAAGTTGAAAGTGACGAAGGGAAGGGGACAACCTTCTTAGTGAATCTGCCTTTATATTCGGATGAGCTTGCCTCTGTTTAA
- a CDS encoding SulP family inorganic anion transporter yields the protein MREFIIKRTANAKNDILSGLTVALALVPEAVAFAFVAGVDPLVGLYAAFMIGLITSIFGGRPGMISGATGALAVVMVTLVAQGNAMGAEGENLGLYYLFATVILMGIIQMIVGLLKLGKFVRLIPHPVMMGFVNGLAIVIFLSQLGMFKEVVDGQKVWLQGLDLGLMIGLVFLTMAIMHFLPRINKKLPEALIAIIVVSGIVIFGGLDVATVGSFIRSGGGSGLEGGLPTFQIDIFNKVPFTWETLKFIGPYAVILAAIGLIESLMTLNLIDELTETRGHSNRECMAQGGANIVTGLFGGMGGCAMIGQSIINIKSGGRTRLSGIVAALSLLAFILFASGLIEQVPIPALVGVMFMVVIGTFAWSSFRIINRIPLSDAIVLVAVSALTVIFDLAIAVIAGIIISALVFAWENAKRIRARKHTLEDGTKVYEIWGPLFFGSIQQFNSKFDVNGDPDKVIIDFIESRVSDHSALEALFNLVEKYEAAGKEVKIRHLSEECQRLMVKASPKLEAVIEKDIEDPRYHVMANAMQ from the coding sequence ATGAGAGAATTTATAATAAAGAGAACGGCTAACGCCAAGAATGATATTTTAAGTGGGCTAACCGTTGCGTTGGCTTTAGTGCCGGAGGCGGTGGCCTTTGCCTTTGTGGCTGGTGTAGATCCTTTGGTGGGTCTTTACGCTGCATTTATGATTGGCTTGATTACCTCTATTTTTGGTGGCAGACCGGGGATGATTTCAGGGGCAACAGGTGCCTTAGCAGTGGTGATGGTTACTTTGGTAGCTCAAGGAAATGCTATGGGTGCTGAAGGTGAAAATCTTGGGCTTTATTATCTCTTCGCAACGGTGATTTTGATGGGAATCATTCAAATGATCGTAGGCCTTTTAAAGCTGGGAAAATTCGTACGCTTAATTCCTCATCCTGTAATGATGGGTTTTGTAAACGGTTTGGCCATTGTAATCTTCCTTTCGCAATTAGGGATGTTTAAAGAAGTAGTAGATGGGCAAAAGGTGTGGTTGCAAGGGCTGGACTTAGGCTTGATGATTGGCTTGGTATTTTTAACCATGGCCATTATGCACTTCCTGCCGCGCATAAATAAGAAATTACCAGAGGCATTGATCGCCATTATTGTGGTTTCCGGAATCGTGATATTTGGTGGCTTGGATGTAGCTACAGTAGGTAGCTTTATCAGAAGTGGAGGTGGTTCTGGTCTTGAGGGGGGCTTACCAACGTTTCAAATAGACATTTTTAATAAGGTGCCATTTACATGGGAAACCTTGAAGTTTATAGGACCTTATGCAGTTATTCTAGCGGCCATAGGGTTGATAGAGTCATTAATGACTTTGAATTTAATTGATGAGTTGACTGAAACACGAGGTCATTCTAATAGAGAATGTATGGCACAAGGTGGTGCCAATATTGTCACTGGTTTATTTGGTGGAATGGGCGGTTGCGCCATGATCGGTCAGTCTATCATTAACATTAAATCCGGTGGACGAACCAGACTTTCAGGAATTGTAGCAGCCCTTTCATTGTTGGCATTTATTTTATTTGCCTCTGGTCTAATTGAGCAAGTACCTATTCCAGCCTTAGTTGGAGTAATGTTTATGGTGGTGATTGGCACATTTGCATGGAGTAGTTTCAGAATTATCAATAGAATTCCTTTGAGTGATGCCATTGTACTTGTGGCTGTTTCAGCGCTAACAGTAATTTTTGATTTAGCGATTGCTGTAATCGCTGGTATCATTATCAGTGCGTTGGTTTTTGCGTGGGAAAATGCAAAACGCATTCGAGCGAGAAAACACACACTAGAAGATGGCACCAAGGTGTATGAAATCTGGGGGCCGTTATTTTTTGGTAGCATTCAGCAATTCAACAGCAAGTTCGATGTAAATGGCGATCCTGATAAAGTAATTATTGACTTTATAGAATCCAGAGTTTCTGACCATTCTGCTTTGGAAGCCCTTTTCAACTTAGTAGAGAAATACGAGGCGGCAGGCAAAGAAGTTAAAATAAGACACCTGAGCGAAGAGTGTCAGAGATTAATGGTAAAGGCTTCTCCGAAACTGGAGGCAGTTATTGAGAAAGATATTGAAGATCCACGCTATCACGTAATGGCCAATGCGATGCAGTAG